A genomic region of Cydia strobilella chromosome 12, ilCydStro3.1, whole genome shotgun sequence contains the following coding sequences:
- the LOC134746189 gene encoding beta-3 adrenergic receptor-like, giving the protein MNETEARGEAGALALNVAVTVISAVGLLLNAYILTLIVVTKQPATASSVLLLHLGAVGALASGAALCAGGGACACGALLHALHPLQLWTVCGLHADRAAAIAAPLHYAAIVSAKKVLISVAGGWVAMAALLAPLAVAKPPLVYNTGIGSCAPDCGAGPAALGFCLVYALLTLILPVILVALCSLKILRIARYHRHRIAAAIYEVTLSAQVTVTHQRNPFSPPPPPRRRALSAVLQPLGSLAILYFPYYCVLIWPAVAIPPQLVAAISAALLAAAPPINSILYGIRSRPLRDSLRNYRRKRMTKSEVTQEIQARTPSACGSRRPSLSAGSGSIRPPTTRRLSDAAAMGLRGSERPAQRAASCNMLQDQAHEELARPRVSAIPIIRAPPHVVLGRALGLEENAARDRRRRRSPRITVTRAMSDESESPTRRPLCRQQSRSSGALLGQVYSPAVSENMSLDQPADEQLLLSWPQHQPHVNTHDAL; this is encoded by the exons CCAGCAACAGCGTCATCAGTGCTGCTACTCCACCTAGGGGCGGTGGGCGCGCTGGCAAGCGGCGCGGCACTCTGCGCGGGCGGCGGAGCGTGCGCGTGCGGCGCGCTGCTGCACGCGCTGCACCCGCTGCAGCTGTGGACCGTTTGCGGGTTGCACGCCGACCGCGCCGCCGCCATCGCCGCACCGCTGCACTATGCGGCCATCGTCTCAGCCAAGAAG GTGCTTATAAGCGTGGCAGGTGGCTGGGTTGCGATGGCGGCGCTTCTTGCGCCCTTGGCCGTAGCAAAGCCGCCGCTGGTGTACAACACCGGCATCGGCAGCTGCGCGCCCGACTGCGGCGCCGGTCCCGCCGCGCTGGGCTTCTGCCTCGTATACGCTTTACTAACTTTAATACTGCCGGTTATTCTAGTCGCCCTCTGCAGCCTGAAAATTCTTCGTATAGCGCGGTATCATCGACACAGAATTGCGGCCGCTATTTACGAAGTTACACTCTCTGCACAGGTTACCGTCACACACCAACGAAACCCATTCTCACCACCACCGCCACCCCGACGTCGAGCTCTGTCCGCGGTGCTCCAACCTCTCGGCTCTTTAGCTATACTCTACTTTCCGTACTACTGCGTATTGATATGGCCAGCTGTTGCCATTCCACCGCAGTTGGTGGCGGCCATTTCGGCGGCACTGCTCGCAGCCGCTCCGCCTATCAACAGTATTTTATACGGCATCCGAAGTCGACCGCTTCGTGATTCCTTGCGAAACTATCGACGGAAAAGAATGACGAAAAGCGAGGTGACACAGGAAATTCAGGCGAGGACTCCGAGTGCTTGCGGCTCTCGGCGGCCGTCGTTGTCAGCGGGCTCGGGCTCTATTCGTCCGCCGACGACGCGACGGCTTTCGGATGCCGCAGCGATGGGCTTACGTGGATCGGAGAGGCCTGCACAGCGAGCCGCGTCGTGCAACATGTTGCAGGATCAGGCACACGAAGAATTGGCGCGGCCGCGGGTGTCGGCTATTCCCATAATCCGCGCACCGCCGCACGTGGTGCTCGGCCGAGCTCTCGGGTTGGAGGAAAATGCGGCTCGGGATCGCCGTCGGCGTAGATCTCCACGCATCACAGTTACTCGAGCGATGTCGGACGAGAGCGAGTCGCCGACGCGGCGGCCGCTCTGCAGGCAACAGTCACGTTCCAGCGGGGCGCTCCTGGGCCAGGTGTACTCGCCCGCCGTGTCAGAGAACATGAGTCTGGATCAGCCGGCCGACGAGCAGCTCCTCCTCTCGTGGCCCCAACACCAACCTCACGTAAACACACACGACGCTTTATAA